The following are from one region of the Alicyclobacillus fastidiosus genome:
- a CDS encoding HAMP domain-containing sensor histidine kinase, with amino-acid sequence MMKNLRFTLRAKVLAIFMSCVFLVVGITTVLYDYASRHTLIDKELADTESYAKLVNQQIQASQDSEAYVDQLLGNELKIASIAIEQQLPHDAQQVTNQQLKNLSKKLGIADITLLQPNQAGTDIVGVKSSDPHEIGMSTKSWGSWYTAFQQLWKYHKVTIDFGVGSSNYWAGPWSDEQYNPKVYDKWGYYYDGTTNYIIDPYVTSDYIQSFSNLTGPSAITKNIMAQNHSILNVVGFNPQTFKQKASNFLGAKRLTYAENNDWASVHNHPIAFGTYKYVDNSRDLNAIEDVYHKGKSTHFIETVNHQKVIKTFIPIHVAGSGTFAKDSEYVVEFVTDYGVIQSVLNVQIRNGILISLIMLLLTGVISVLVSAYIVRPLVRITRQVEQLADHQFYENIIERNDEIGDLARTVNTMSQSLRQYSEQMLQQVSRERSFGMSFLGMVASGLIHELRSPISVIHNLLRVFPRVQPLQPKGEEMVGHMRTASKHVNTIVDDFSDFITNGKLSIDYLDGRELVGNAVSLIKTLTHDKDVEIVVEDCTERDTTVRVDGDKVTQILVNLLKNGIDALSDVGPRKVAIRMSHDNGMFVVDVIDTGHGIPKEEWDHLFVPFKSSKGSFGIGLAWSKYIALACGGTLDVIESAASGTTMRIALPMWQSRGKQ; translated from the coding sequence ATGATGAAAAATCTCCGTTTTACGTTGCGTGCTAAGGTATTGGCCATCTTTATGTCGTGCGTGTTCCTCGTAGTGGGTATTACAACCGTCCTATATGATTATGCCTCTCGTCATACGTTGATCGACAAAGAGCTGGCAGACACTGAGTCCTACGCAAAGTTAGTCAATCAGCAGATTCAAGCCTCGCAAGACAGCGAAGCCTATGTGGACCAATTGCTTGGGAACGAGTTAAAGATAGCTAGTATTGCTATCGAACAACAGCTTCCACATGATGCGCAACAAGTGACCAATCAGCAGCTGAAGAATTTATCGAAAAAACTAGGAATCGCTGATATCACGTTGCTTCAACCGAATCAAGCCGGGACCGATATCGTTGGGGTGAAGTCGTCCGATCCCCATGAAATCGGCATGAGTACGAAGTCGTGGGGAAGCTGGTACACCGCTTTCCAACAACTCTGGAAATACCACAAGGTCACCATCGATTTCGGCGTTGGCTCCTCGAACTACTGGGCAGGACCCTGGTCAGACGAACAGTATAATCCGAAAGTGTATGACAAATGGGGATATTACTACGATGGGACCACAAATTACATCATTGATCCCTACGTCACAAGCGACTATATCCAATCGTTCTCGAATCTCACTGGTCCTTCAGCTATCACAAAGAATATCATGGCTCAGAATCACTCGATTCTAAACGTCGTTGGGTTTAATCCGCAAACCTTTAAGCAAAAGGCGTCTAATTTTTTGGGTGCAAAGCGGCTTACGTACGCGGAAAACAACGACTGGGCGAGTGTTCATAACCATCCAATCGCCTTTGGAACCTACAAGTATGTCGATAATTCCCGCGATTTGAACGCGATCGAGGATGTATATCACAAGGGCAAATCGACCCATTTTATCGAGACCGTGAACCATCAGAAAGTGATCAAGACGTTTATTCCGATTCACGTCGCCGGCAGTGGTACATTTGCGAAAGATAGCGAATACGTCGTCGAGTTTGTAACGGATTACGGTGTGATTCAATCGGTTTTGAACGTCCAGATCCGCAATGGCATCTTGATATCGCTAATCATGTTGCTGTTGACAGGCGTGATTAGCGTTCTCGTCAGCGCCTACATTGTTCGACCGTTGGTTCGCATCACACGCCAGGTTGAACAGCTCGCAGATCATCAATTTTACGAAAATATTATTGAGCGAAATGACGAGATTGGCGATTTGGCCAGAACCGTGAACACGATGTCGCAAAGCCTTCGGCAGTATTCCGAACAGATGCTGCAGCAGGTGTCGCGAGAACGAAGCTTTGGTATGTCTTTCCTCGGGATGGTTGCATCAGGGCTCATTCATGAGTTAAGAAGTCCCATATCTGTGATTCACAATCTTCTCCGTGTGTTTCCGCGTGTACAGCCCCTGCAGCCGAAAGGGGAGGAAATGGTCGGCCATATGCGCACTGCAAGTAAACATGTAAACACTATCGTCGATGACTTCTCGGACTTTATCACGAACGGCAAACTCAGTATCGACTATCTGGATGGACGTGAACTGGTAGGGAACGCGGTGTCGTTGATCAAGACGCTTACGCATGACAAGGACGTTGAGATTGTTGTAGAGGATTGCACCGAGCGCGACACCACCGTTCGAGTCGATGGAGACAAAGTTACACAGATCCTTGTCAATCTGCTGAAGAATGGCATCGATGCACTTTCCGATGTCGGTCCTCGCAAGGTTGCGATTCGGATGAGTCACGACAATGGTATGTTTGTGGTCGATGTGATCGACACCGGGCACGGTATCCCTAAAGAAGAATGGGATCATTTGTTTGTTCCATTCAAATCGTCAAAAGGCAGCTTTGGGATCGGTCTGGCATGGAGCAAATATATTGCTCTCGCGTGTGGGGGTACGTTGGACGTCATCGAGAGTGCTGCGTCAGGCACGACCATGCGGATTGCGTTACCTATGTGGCAGAGCCGTGGAAAGCAATGA
- a CDS encoding DinB family protein, with the protein MLNVLKQQYGMIRSTREILFAFLEEIPLLKLHTKIPDFGSGSIIRTHIHVADCYRYWLGSFACNQKRSDFTFATDEEIDQANVNWVRERFASVDDIVHRFLDEFDDRWGETVKNEVKWQEEPWGTTPLWLLTHTETHEFHHKGQIVSMARHLGYQPPNTDLD; encoded by the coding sequence ATGCTGAATGTCTTGAAGCAGCAATACGGAATGATCCGGTCGACGAGGGAGATTTTGTTTGCGTTTTTGGAAGAGATTCCGCTGCTCAAATTGCACACCAAGATACCCGACTTCGGCAGCGGCAGCATCATCCGGACTCACATTCACGTGGCTGATTGCTATCGGTACTGGCTAGGTTCATTTGCATGTAACCAGAAGCGCAGTGATTTTACATTCGCTACAGACGAAGAGATTGACCAGGCGAATGTAAACTGGGTGCGCGAGCGATTTGCCTCGGTAGACGACATCGTCCATCGATTCTTGGATGAATTCGACGATCGTTGGGGTGAAACGGTCAAGAATGAAGTGAAATGGCAAGAGGAGCCGTGGGGTACGACACCACTGTGGCTCTTGACCCACACGGAGACACATGAGTTTCATCATAAGGGTCAAATCGTGTCGATGGCACGTCACTTGGGTTACCAACCTCCGAACACGGACCTGGACTGA
- a CDS encoding response regulator transcription factor, giving the protein MHESKLATLLLIDDHEPMAFVLKLMFEDLESVGSIHHVSSGQEALAWVRIEQPTIAIMDLWLPDIHGVQLARKIKDESPHTHVIVYTGEENIDHYLNDLLEIGISGIVHKGRSMDYVRTSVECVMQGATVLPIEHFTRLRLPTSK; this is encoded by the coding sequence TTGCATGAATCCAAATTGGCGACGTTGCTCTTGATCGATGACCACGAACCGATGGCTTTTGTCTTGAAACTGATGTTTGAGGATCTAGAGAGCGTCGGATCTATCCATCACGTGAGTTCTGGACAAGAGGCTCTAGCGTGGGTGCGCATCGAACAGCCGACCATTGCCATCATGGATTTGTGGCTACCGGATATCCACGGGGTGCAGCTAGCTCGGAAAATCAAAGATGAGAGTCCGCACACGCATGTGATCGTATACACCGGTGAGGAGAATATCGATCACTACCTGAATGACTTACTGGAAATCGGGATCAGCGGTATTGTGCACAAAGGGAGATCGATGGACTATGTGCGAACCTCGGTCGAGTGTGTGATGCAAGGCGCCACAGTGCTGCCGATAGAGCACTTTACCAGGTTGCGGTTACCTACTTCTAAGTGA